From Candidatus Poribacteria bacterium, a single genomic window includes:
- a CDS encoding ankyrin repeat domain-containing protein, whose amino-acid sequence MPNVQLTGNQSDFLKIVVAAAGRGDLETVRYLLDDNPAWIYTVGSHGRTMLWEAAYRGKLEMVEFLLERGADISLPGCYHIQHRIEISPYCVARYEGRDNVAEFLLQQGATIDIHTAAYLGDYDAVRSHLDNNPSLVNRGYLQAVMLPAGQPHTFEHREMAWATPLCYAIRSKDPAIVALLISRGAVIKQYSERFLDYAASDERVEIAKLLLENGADPSKAPRILDDGSEISVLFKRYGIPPKDINAMGTGGWPPLVYACRGDNREHPDKVQELLDLGADIDVRNYKGKTALHYAAKAGFSKVINLLLEKGATVDATDNNGETPLFDAIRSTIKSGEKQRIALEALLINGADPNLKNRKGLTPLQVAQRMRRADKDKVVELLRTYNDRLVRRLG is encoded by the coding sequence ATGCCAAACGTTCAACTCACCGGAAACCAGAGCGACTTTCTTAAAATCGTAGTCGCAGCGGCAGGACGCGGTGACCTTGAGACCGTGCGCTACCTGCTTGACGATAACCCGGCTTGGATTTATACCGTCGGTTCGCACGGTCGGACGATGCTCTGGGAGGCAGCGTATCGTGGGAAATTGGAGATGGTCGAATTTCTGCTTGAACGCGGTGCCGATATAAGTTTGCCGGGTTGTTATCATATTCAGCACAGGATTGAAATATCGCCCTATTGTGTGGCGCGATATGAAGGACGTGACAACGTTGCTGAGTTTTTGCTTCAGCAGGGCGCGACAATTGACATTCACACCGCTGCCTACCTCGGAGACTACGACGCCGTTCGTTCCCACCTTGATAACAACCCAAGCCTGGTCAACAGAGGATACCTTCAGGCGGTAATGCTACCTGCCGGGCAACCACACACCTTTGAACATAGGGAAATGGCATGGGCAACCCCGCTCTGCTATGCCATCAGGAGCAAAGACCCTGCAATTGTTGCGTTGCTCATCTCGCGGGGTGCAGTCATCAAGCAGTATAGTGAACGCTTTCTGGATTATGCCGCATCCGATGAACGAGTGGAGATCGCCAAACTGTTGCTTGAAAATGGTGCGGATCCGAGCAAGGCACCGCGTATCTTGGACGACGGTTCGGAAATAAGTGTGCTGTTCAAACGTTATGGAATCCCGCCGAAAGATATAAACGCAATGGGAACAGGGGGCTGGCCACCTCTTGTTTATGCCTGTCGCGGCGACAATCGGGAACACCCAGACAAAGTCCAGGAGCTTTTAGATCTCGGTGCTGATATCGATGTTCGGAATTACAAAGGGAAAACGGCCCTGCATTACGCCGCGAAAGCAGGTTTTTCCAAAGTTATTAATCTGCTCCTTGAAAAAGGGGCGACGGTTGATGCCACGGACAATAACGGCGAAACGCCGCTGTTTGATGCGATCCGTTCGACAATAAAAAGCGGTGAGAAACAGCGGATAGCGTTGGAAGCGTTGCTCATCAATGGGGCAGATCCGAACCTTAAGAACCGAAAAGGTTTGACCCCACTCCAAGTCGCACAACGGATGCGAAGGGCAGACAAGGATAAAGTTGTCGAATTGTTGCGAACGTATAACGACCGTTTAGTCCGTAGGTTGGGTTGA
- a CDS encoding phytanoyl-CoA dioxygenase family protein, with protein sequence MTGEEKFQVDLQGYFVIKNVLTNDEVAEMNEIIDRESSDNLRGHGNRVSSLWGEPFKSLIDHPKILPYLLELLGPHVRLDHDYAIFMDEGQQGGRLHGGEDGGGPGGPEADHWYKYRDGIMRNGLSVMTYNLADAPEGAGGFACIPGSHKSNFLRELPSDVRNFERPAHYVVQPPVEAGDVLFFTEALVHGTMPWTAKHQRRSLLYKYSPGHSAWSGEYHDLSKYGALTEQQKRMLLPPSIGRRPYVVEEN encoded by the coding sequence ATGACAGGTGAAGAAAAATTCCAAGTAGACCTTCAGGGCTACTTCGTTATAAAGAACGTCTTGACGAACGATGAAGTCGCTGAGATGAATGAGATTATCGATAGAGAATCCAGCGATAACTTGAGAGGACACGGCAATAGAGTGTCGAGTCTTTGGGGTGAACCCTTTAAGAGTCTGATTGACCATCCGAAAATTCTCCCCTATCTCCTCGAATTATTGGGTCCACACGTCCGTTTAGACCACGACTACGCTATCTTCATGGATGAGGGACAACAAGGCGGTAGACTGCACGGCGGTGAAGATGGGGGTGGACCTGGTGGGCCTGAGGCGGATCACTGGTACAAATACCGCGACGGTATCATGCGGAATGGATTGTCTGTGATGACGTACAATTTAGCAGATGCCCCAGAAGGTGCGGGTGGATTTGCCTGTATTCCGGGCAGTCATAAAAGCAATTTCTTGCGGGAATTGCCTTCAGATGTACGGAATTTTGAGCGTCCGGCGCACTACGTCGTGCAACCGCCTGTCGAAGCGGGTGATGTGCTCTTCTTCACCGAAGCACTCGTTCACGGAACGATGCCGTGGACAGCAAAGCATCAACGCCGCTCACTGCTCTATAAGTACAGTCCGGGACACTCGGCGTGGTCGGGGGAATACCACGATCTCAGCAAATATGGTGCGTTAACCGAACAACAGAAACGGATGCTTTTGCCGCCGTCTATCGGGAGGCGACCCTACGTCGTGGAAGAGAATTGA
- a CDS encoding TetR/AcrR family transcriptional regulator has translation MGVKERRAREKEELQQQILVAARELFVNEGYENVSMRKIADKIEYSPTTIYLYFKDKADLLDSVCQETLLSLLNTLDELKKDKSDPVETLRKSGQVYVAFGLKYPQDYKLTFVIRPQFQKGLGLQEGSIGEKVFNYLREMVAECIQQQIFRQVDIETTSQVMWSAVHGITLLLIDFPDFPWTEKDTLINTVIDTTIEGLKA, from the coding sequence ATGGGTGTTAAAGAACGGAGAGCAAGGGAAAAAGAAGAATTGCAGCAGCAAATTCTTGTTGCAGCGCGAGAACTCTTTGTCAATGAAGGTTATGAGAACGTCTCTATGCGAAAGATCGCTGACAAGATTGAATACTCACCCACAACAATCTATCTTTATTTTAAAGACAAGGCAGATCTTTTAGACTCCGTTTGCCAGGAGACACTCCTGAGCCTATTGAATACGCTTGACGAGCTAAAAAAAGATAAAAGCGACCCTGTTGAGACCTTGAGAAAAAGTGGACAAGTCTATGTCGCGTTCGGTCTAAAATATCCCCAGGATTACAAACTGACGTTTGTCATTCGCCCGCAGTTCCAGAAGGGCTTGGGTCTTCAAGAAGGATCAATTGGCGAAAAAGTGTTTAATTATTTGCGTGAAATGGTGGCTGAATGCATTCAACAGCAAATATTCAGGCAGGTGGATATCGAAACCACCAGTCAGGTCATGTGGTCAGCCGTTCACGGTATTACACTGCTCCTGATTGACTTCCCCGATTTCCCTTGGACTGAGAAAGATACACTGATTAACACGGTCATTGATACCACAATTGAGGGCTTGAAAGCATAG
- a CDS encoding AAC(3) family N-acetyltransferase has product MPYTYEKLTQDFTNLGIKKGDTLFIHSSFKSLGPVEGGAGTVIAALEAAVGRNGLILMPSFSLLPSREERVTSWNIKRTPSTVGWLTEFFRQLSGTYRSDHYSHAIAARGKGAKAFVGDHLLREGYESPWDQPPWGKTYGTHSPMFRAYKTNAKLLMLGVDYESSTYAHLVEVIHWNKRRTEDTEAEYIRLRRSELGAFWDEVGRLKQGMVGDAMCRLFRIKDYVDTLLEEIERNPEPYVI; this is encoded by the coding sequence ATGCCTTACACCTACGAAAAACTTACCCAAGATTTTACCAATCTCGGCATCAAAAAAGGGGATACCCTCTTTATCCACTCATCCTTTAAGAGTCTCGGACCTGTTGAAGGTGGGGCGGGTACGGTTATTGCTGCCTTAGAAGCAGCTGTCGGGCGGAACGGGTTAATTCTGATGCCTTCGTTCAGTCTTTTACCGAGTCGGGAAGAGCGGGTAACGTCGTGGAATATTAAGAGGACCCCGTCTACAGTCGGATGGCTGACGGAGTTTTTTCGGCAGCTGTCGGGGACCTATCGCTCCGACCATTATTCCCACGCCATTGCGGCGCGCGGGAAAGGCGCGAAGGCATTCGTCGGAGACCATCTCCTACGTGAAGGCTATGAATCCCCGTGGGATCAACCGCCATGGGGAAAAACCTATGGCACACACTCACCGATGTTCCGCGCCTACAAAACAAACGCCAAACTCCTCATGCTCGGTGTCGATTACGAGTCATCAACTTATGCACATCTCGTTGAGGTGATTCATTGGAACAAACGCCGTACTGAAGACACTGAAGCCGAATATATACGACTGAGGCGTTCAGAACTTGGCGCGTTTTGGGATGAAGTTGGCAGGTTAAAACAAGGAATGGTCGGAGACGCGATGTGTCGGCTGTTTCGGATTAAGGATTATGTGGATACGCTTCTGGAAGAGATCGAGCGGAACCCTGAGCCGTATGTGATATAG
- a CDS encoding phytanoyl-CoA dioxygenase family protein: MTGEEKFKVDLEGYLVIKNVLTDDEVAEMNEIIDSGDRQGPPSLWGEPFKRLIDHPKILPYLIELMGHHVRLDHDYAIFMEKGQGRGGLHGGEDGGRAGGHVGDHWYKYRDGHIRNGLSVMTYNLADGPAGAGGFACIPGSHKSNFAPEIPKEVRRFERPAHYVAQPPVEAGDVLFFTEALIHGTMPWTADHERRSLLYKYSPGHSAWSGNYYDISKYDGLTEQQKRMLMPPSIGRRPPVVDSE; the protein is encoded by the coding sequence ATGACAGGTGAAGAGAAATTCAAAGTAGACCTTGAGGGCTACCTCGTTATAAAGAACGTCCTGACGGACGATGAAGTCGCTGAGATGAACGAGATTATTGATAGCGGAGACCGCCAGGGACCGCCGAGTCTTTGGGGTGAGCCGTTCAAGCGGTTGATTGACCATCCGAAAATCCTGCCGTATCTCATTGAACTGATGGGGCATCATGTGCGTCTGGATCACGATTATGCCATCTTCATGGAAAAAGGACAGGGACGCGGCGGACTGCACGGCGGTGAGGACGGTGGACGTGCGGGTGGACACGTCGGGGACCACTGGTACAAATACCGAGACGGACATATACGGAACGGATTGTCTGTGATGACGTATAATCTGGCAGATGGACCGGCGGGTGCGGGAGGGTTCGCTTGTATTCCCGGAAGCCATAAGAGCAACTTTGCACCAGAAATCCCGAAAGAGGTGCGAAGGTTCGAGCGTCCTGCTCACTACGTTGCGCAGCCGCCTGTCGAAGCCGGAGACGTGCTGTTTTTCACCGAGGCACTCATTCACGGGACAATGCCGTGGACAGCGGATCACGAACGCCGTTCGTTGCTCTATAAATACAGTCCGGGACACTCGGCGTGGTCAGGGAATTACTACGACATCAGTAAATATGACGGATTAACGGAGCAGCAGAAACGGATGCTGATGCCGCCATCGATTGGCAGACGACCACCAGTCGTTGATTCGGAGTGA
- a CDS encoding VCBS repeat-containing protein yields the protein MKKQNSVHKRFFFEVEDIKHYWQCLFHILMFGVFLSSCSVESEVLTPEMPASMEFTFDRYEIVTGITERQSVLTGFLFGGPIAELAVVHINANDDHRLRIYAFNNVTWAPKLDTVLRREVLFVDVANINGRDRLITYGRDHVNWFDPASATEHPLIAIPSNFEPPRSREIPHVDITRDLNGDGRDDLVFPDVDGFWVCIQMSDGTFAEKVKIGASTEMERILGADGYRYDPWSQSRIHEIDFNRDGRNDLVFWNEDHFKVHLQDERGLFSSKPTIFMANVAFDSDQLSPLATGDMTGKVLYALADLNNDGVADLVIFKLSGKDISNKHSSYAVHFGAPTPDGGTVFAQDADIAFESDEKIQIGMDRHDFNRDGQIDLMITTINIESLKGSLWKRIKGFMGDDIRLGLEFYQMEKGAYASTPNTTRGIALDGVPSHREPGWVPLDVVLRGATHENRNREKSYPRAFNTTLLIGDVTGDGRSDLIIGDHPEIMVVFVGVPGPEIFAQQPQVVRVAMPNDEEYTWLVDLNKDGMQDILMHHPLTLRDGHGAPIKPLGTEPHRITILISR from the coding sequence ATGAAAAAGCAAAATTCGGTTCACAAACGCTTCTTTTTTGAAGTCGAGGACATAAAACATTATTGGCAGTGTCTGTTCCATATACTCATGTTTGGCGTATTTCTGTCAAGCTGCTCGGTTGAATCCGAAGTGCTCACTCCAGAAATGCCTGCTTCCATGGAATTCACCTTTGACCGGTATGAAATCGTTACTGGCATAACGGAACGTCAGTCGGTTTTGACCGGGTTTCTTTTCGGGGGCCCTATCGCCGAACTTGCCGTGGTGCACATCAACGCAAACGATGACCACCGTTTGCGCATTTATGCGTTCAACAATGTCACTTGGGCACCGAAACTTGATACAGTGCTGCGTCGCGAAGTATTGTTCGTTGACGTTGCAAATATCAACGGACGCGACCGGTTGATTACCTATGGACGCGACCACGTGAACTGGTTTGACCCTGCGTCGGCGACCGAGCATCCACTCATAGCAATTCCTTCTAACTTTGAACCGCCGCGCAGCCGTGAAATCCCCCATGTAGACATCACTCGGGATCTGAACGGCGACGGTCGCGACGACCTCGTATTCCCAGATGTTGATGGCTTTTGGGTATGCATCCAGATGAGCGACGGCACATTCGCCGAGAAAGTGAAAATTGGTGCCTCCACCGAGATGGAGCGGATCCTCGGAGCTGATGGATATCGATACGACCCTTGGTCTCAGAGTCGGATTCATGAGATTGACTTCAACCGAGATGGACGCAACGATCTGGTGTTCTGGAACGAGGATCACTTTAAGGTCCATCTCCAAGATGAGCGCGGACTGTTTTCATCGAAGCCTACGATCTTCATGGCCAATGTGGCATTTGACTCGGACCAACTTTCCCCACTCGCCACTGGCGACATGACAGGAAAGGTGCTGTACGCGTTGGCTGATCTGAACAACGATGGTGTCGCCGACTTGGTGATTTTCAAGCTTTCGGGCAAGGACATTTCCAATAAGCACTCCAGCTACGCCGTGCATTTCGGCGCACCAACACCTGATGGTGGCACAGTGTTCGCACAAGATGCTGACATCGCCTTCGAGTCAGACGAAAAAATCCAGATCGGGATGGACCGGCACGACTTCAACCGCGATGGCCAGATTGACCTAATGATTACCACTATCAACATTGAGTCCCTCAAGGGCAGCCTTTGGAAACGCATCAAAGGTTTTATGGGTGATGATATCAGGCTCGGGCTCGAGTTCTACCAAATGGAGAAAGGTGCCTACGCCAGCACACCCAACACTACCCGCGGGATAGCATTGGACGGCGTACCCAGTCACCGCGAACCGGGGTGGGTGCCACTGGACGTTGTGCTTCGAGGCGCGACGCACGAGAACCGGAACAGAGAAAAAAGCTATCCGCGCGCCTTCAACACAACTTTGCTTATCGGAGATGTAACCGGAGACGGTCGTTCAGATCTGATCATCGGAGATCACCCCGAAATTATGGTCGTTTTTGTCGGTGTGCCAGGACCTGAAATCTTCGCCCAGCAGCCACAGGTGGTGAGGGTTGCTATGCCTAACGACGAGGAATACACCTGGCTGGTAGACCTCAACAAGGACGGGATGCAAGATATACTCATGCACCATCCACTCACGCTACGAGATGGGCACGGTGCCCCGATAAAGCCTCTCGGAACCGAACCTCATCGCATAACGATACTCATTTCCCGATAA